The sequence below is a genomic window from Phoenix dactylifera cultivar Barhee BC4 chromosome 8, palm_55x_up_171113_PBpolish2nd_filt_p, whole genome shotgun sequence.
GAGTACGAGTACGTGGACGTGATCGTAGCGGGCGGGGAGCGGTTGCTGGTGGACGTGGACTTCCGATCGGAGTTCGAGATCGCACGGTCCACGAAGACGTACCGGGTGGTGCTGCAATCGCTGCCGTCCGTCTTTGTAGGCAAGGAGGACCGGCTGCAGCAGATCGTCTCCGTCGCCTGCGAGGCGGCGCGGCAGAGCCTCAAGAAGAAGGGTCTCCACTTCCCGCCGTGGCGGAAGCTCGAGTACATGCGGGCCAAGTGGCTCTCCCCCTTCGAGCGGACGGCCCCAATCATCCCCCCAGAACGAACACAACGATCAGACGGTCAAGGTGAAGTCGAAGCGAGGCGAGAGTCGGAGGATGGAAAGAAGAATGACAACAGCTGCGACGGCGGCACGATCGGTTCGACCTCAGCCATCCAGTTCTCCGGCGAGGCCGAGGAACCCGTCGCCATCGCGGAGGCGGCGAtggcggaggaggagagggtCACGGTAGTGGTGTCGTCGTGGGAGCCGCCGGCGGTGAATCCAAAGGCGGCCCAGAGAGGGGCGAAGGTCGTCCCTGGGTTGTCTTCCGTTCTCAGAGACGAGCCCTAATTTTCGAAGTTTtggatattttcttttttttttctgctgagaaaaaactatatatatatatatataagtataactgaaaaatctccttatccttttcttttttcggcCCCTTCGTAGGCCTGTAAGAACAAAAACTCGCCCTTGGACTAATATGTCAAAATAAATAGTAATAGAATACAATTACATTTCTTTTCTAAATAAATAATTGGGGCCCCACCCCAGCCCGCAGCATCTGGTACGCCCTTatagtatttattttaaattttgcttCTGAGTTTTAAATAAAAGTAACTTTAATGTTTGTTTATGTTGTTCTTTATGTACAACTGACCAAGCCCCTGCGGTGGCGGTTTCTTGAAGGGAAACGGCGAGAGTCCAAGCGATAGAATAAAGGTTTATCTCTCCTCCCCCTTCATTTGATATCCTCCGTCCTATATtgctttattctttttctttttatttttttaaaatctctATAGCTATAAGGATATTAAAAATGAAAACGACAACCGAGTGGGACGGACGACGGCAGCCTCGTGCGTCTCGGACGCCGTGAGAGTGTGAACCCATAAACAATTCCACGGGAATTGCGTGATTCTCCCTGGCCTCAAACCGGACAGGCTAAAGGAGAAATCCGGCTTCGGTTCAGCTCCTTCCCGGCTCGAACCGGATTTACGAACCGATGAAACTACCCTTGTCTGGAAGGCATTGAATATGTCGTGCCTGCCGTCCTTTTCCTTCCACCTCCCTGGTTTCCTTGCGCACGTTAGCCTCCGCCCCTGTTCGGAGCTAACATGCGCCAAAGATTAAAAAACTAGGATGGGACGGTACCGCTCCCACGGGCTGGTGGTGGTATTAGTAAAGCTGCCCTCCGAAACGCGCCCCGCGTCTTGTCTCCATGATGGTGACATCCCCTCCCTCCCCACCACAATCATTGCACCATCTCTTCCTACCTGTATAGACAAATGCTGCCGAGGAGGAACCGTGAAATTTCTGTAAGACAATGCTTCTCTCTTTAGCGTGGGGACCCCTCCCACTTTCTGCCAAGGGAGAGGCTAGAGAGGGCGAGGACGCGAATCAAACAACCCTCGGCCATCGGCAAAGCAAATCCATGGCCTTCGAATAATGACAAACGGTAGGGAATACTGTTTAATAAGTAAAAAAGAGCATgatatgaaaaataaataattgattttgaaaaaaattaatcacTTTCGAAATAGATTTGAGTCTCTATTCATGTTTGGTTGGATTGGAATATAATTTAAACTAAATGTTAGGTAGAATTTTGAAACTAAAATAATAATGTGCATGAGAgaatagattttaaagctaaataggaattttgaaaaaggaaaactCACACAAATTtcgcaaaaaaaaattctttatatTCCTATATTTTCATATACTAGATATATGTGGTTTATCCTCTCGGTATATTccataaaattattaaaaattatcgGATTTTGGAATGCCATTTACACCCTTATTCATGACCCGTCCAATCCATCTCTTTTGCTTCCTATATATCCAACCCCTTGAACCAGAACCATGTTTCTGGACCGTTTGTAAGGGGGAGCTAAGATGGCCCTATCGGACGCACCTCCCATGGCCGAAAACATTTATCCTGAAAATAATGGACACGCGACTTTACCAGTACCCGGTCTGGGGGGGTATTGAAAGCATGCCGGCCAATCGCAACCGCAATGGCTTCTTCACATCCTCATCGgtaccttaaaaaaaaaaaaaaaaaggcgtaTTGAGACTTTTGGATGCACGTGAGTTCGTAGGTGAAACACATTATATATGCGTCAAGTCGCAAAATCCTGCTATAATCAATGTGGTAGTTGAGTAGGCGGACGGGGCCTGGGGATATTTTAGAAACGTCTGTATCAGCTGATGCGTGTGGATGATGGTGTTCTCAGCTGCTGATCTCAAATAATAGCTGGGTGCCAAAAAAAGTAAATATAAACTAGCACTTCATCTAGGAGTCATTTCATTTAAGTGATCTAGAAGTATAAAGCCTTAaatgagattttttttatatatatatatatatatatatttatggagAAGTGTAGTTGATTTTGAAGCTTTAAAAGGAGAGAAGAATACCAATCAGCTGAGCTCAGGCTGGTTTGGTCTTTAGTTTATTAGTCCGAGAGAATCCAAAGCTTGGCTCACCTGCAAAACTTACTCAATTGAGTCTCCTGTCCTCTTTGTCCTTGCGTTTGTATTCTCTGAAAACAAGGGGCCTGGGAGCCCTCTGTATTGCTTTGGCCAAGCCATCTTCTGACGCTCATGCTGAGAGCTCGCTGATTGGCCTCCGAAAATAATCCCCCTCGCTCCCTCGGGAGGAAGGAAGAAAACGACCGCACTCGAGCCCACTTTGGCAGCTATGTCGTCATCTCTGTCACCAAATTTAGTTTTAGTTGTACATCGAGACAGGCTCACCGTATGGGCTAGGAATCTTGACCCCGTCACGCTGTGTATATTTTTTCTCTGAGGCAGCGTCACGCTATCTGTATTGCCCAGTGGGAGGACCACCACCTCTAGGTGAGTTAGACCAACCACTGACATCAGAGATCAAAGGGACCAAGATAACAATGGGTTGGGCCAGTCTAGGGGGGGGACAAACACTATCCATGGGAGAGGATATGGGCAGGTAATTCTCAGCTCCATTCCCGGGAAGTAGCATGTTAGGTGGGCATTCAGTTCACCTTTCAATGCATTATTTTTGCATGATCAATTATTTTTGGGACCTCCCTCCCAAATGGGGACTCTCAATTGTCCTGCTGCCTTGTTGAAATACGGAGGGGTTAAGGCTGGCTGGAGAGTAGTCCAAGTCCTGCCAATGAAGTGTCCATTCTGCATTCAATATGATCCAAAGTATGAAAAATCCTACTAGTCTTGCACAGTCATACTATTATAGATCAGGTAATTCATTTTGACCGTTCAATGTTGTAGAACTGCTTCACTCTTCTTGATTTCACTTCTAAACTTAAGGAGGACTTTTATGAGTCATTGGTCAGAGGCAGTGAAGTTGATCCCTTTCGCATTAGAGCTCTTGATGAGTCAAAGGTGGTTGGTGttggagagggggagggggagggagagagaggaagaaaaactcaattttaggATACTTACTTTTATGAAGTTTATAACACAAGTTTCACAATCTCGAGCAACAATTTTGGCTTTGAGGGATTGACCTATAACTATTAAACAATATTAAGCAATCATTTCAtccggagggggggggggggaccagTTTGCAGCCTTATTCTTACGCGCTTACATCCTGTGATTAACTTGAAAGCAACCCCAAAACCACGGGATATGTGAGATTAAAACGTCTTCAGCGCGCAATGGATTTGTAAACTATACCGACTCTGGATATAATAATATAGGCCTCGATTTGGGAGATATGCATCTTCAACAGCTCTTGCTTcgttaattattatatatattaaatcaaAAGTGTTggaggaaaaaccccaagtcatatcgccacggaggcgctcggccaaagagcgccgaccaggaggatgctcggccaaagaatgccgaccaggaaggcgctcgactaaagggcgccgaccggagagagcgccaagaggcgcccaaTCAAAATAACCAAGTAGAGATGCTCGGATAGGAAGAGCCGACCAgcggacgccgaccagagaagcgctcaACTAGAAAGCACTGACTAGAGagagcgccaaatagaggcgctcggctagaaggtgctcgcccaaagggcgccgaccaggagtactcgaagcaaccccgccacagggcacCCCTCTgagcgaccagctcggctcggcacccttgccgagccgatgccttaactaatactcctccccgccaagctttctcgaaaggtccggcggctatacacgcgactctactatagcctgccactatctccaagccatcaaggcataagatctctgcaggtattcggcacgacctgccattaatgcatgagactccctcaagtctccgatgcacccagtcatttaatgagcacggcccaagacgatctccggatcactgaaccatcagagcgtatggctctccctgaccgccggttcattcggtaataaatgcacttaccatccacggaccccaggcccaccacagccggcggttcaaccactccaacaggtccgatcgaccgtgacaactccctgattcaggtctgattcggtcccgttctccactacgccattaatgggccaaatcgtgcccaattattacaaaagaggacaaacctcctgtcacctcccaggtaacaaaaatccttctataaaaggaaacctgggggaaAAAGGATGGGGGCCCCCGGACAGAACCCTCCTGGACCGGGTGAAAAGaagcaaacagcacagacacaatggaggatatcaccctcttcatcttcttcatcttatccaaatattcctgctgtcttctccatatactctcttccttgctctctccacatatctgcccccctctgacttaagcatcggagggccggcgccggggagcccggccaccggctttttgcaggacttacacccctccaggaggacgtcaccagtcggcgcgccgccgaccaccgtccctgcagcgaagctcctccttccccggcttcgcggtagcccctgggtccaatttccagcaacagttggcgctagaggaagggcccgagttcgctgccatgaagctaagaagcaaaggggcttccaacgcctctcgacgtcctccacccagtcctgagcattccgtccggaactcaccacctccggccgagtcaacccctcaagttcggccggagcagtttgataccctggtgcaacaagtgcaagccttggctaccgctgtccaaagcttgcaacccaggggcatcccaacggcaccgcctcctccggctccagctcaaccggagcctcctacaagcggacttccccttcgaggtcaggactcccaagtccaggcctccctctggagagagcacccagccagaggctacggaggctggccacagccttcagaagctgagtcggttccagggcaacctgcgctcgaacgaaccgctgcagtGATCCTCcggaatgatgaactcgacaagaaggtcgagaagctggagcgccaaatccaggcactccacgggagaaaatcaggacgtgataacgacttcgagttcactacgaagtcaccattctccccggagatcgaagatgaaccggtcccactacggttcaagatgccccaggtggagccttacaacggcaaggctgatccccttaaccacctggagagttaccgggtcttaacggccctacaaggagcctcggaggccatgatgtgcaaagcttttccggcgacactccgagggccagcccggctttggttcaccgggctgaagccgagtactgtctcttcctttgagcagctcggcagacaatttgctggcaactttgccgccagccagccccagcggcggacatccgacttCCTCCTTGACattaaacaaaaggagggagaattcttcaaggagtacttggaccggttcaccgccgcaacatgggaggtccgggagcttgaccagtccatCGCGATGTTcgcactaaagactggagcccggtcctacagattcctcttctcgatcgagaagaatttccctgcggacctcactgaaatgttcgctcgggcgcggaagtatgccaaggcagaAGAGGCCGTGGCGGTTAGGCGGGgtgggaccgagcagaaccccaagaagagacgtcgcgaggagcgcggccggcccagaagcccgtctccgcgacgagctaagaatccgccccgcccgaagagtccaccccggttgagaggaccgccacagcagaggtcaccactccgcccgaggttcccactgcaggcccgtgcactcgaagggaggtatgaaaagtatactcccctcaatgctcctcgggctgaaatcctcatggagattgagagtcgggattgcatccggctcccacctccgaagccagacaccagaatccggcgtgatctccggaagtattgccgtttccaccgggatcacggccatgataccgaagattgttatcagctccgaaatgagatcgaagcactcattcgccgaggggtgctcgatcggtttgtgcagggccggcgtgaagggaagaagccagccgaaggagcagcacagcctgaaggttcaaatgccaacaggcccatcgccggcgtcatcaacactatccgaggcgggacctcggctggggaagcctcaggagaagaagcctcctcaaagcgcccgcgcacctctgaagccatctccttctcagatgatgatctagagggagtcgaaactccccatgatgatgccgtggtcatctccatgatcataaataaatttgatgtaaaacgcatcctggttgataatggaagctcggcgaatgttttgtattttggtgcttattgtaaaatggggatgacaaaagaacagctgcggaggatgaatgctccgttagttggatttactggggattcagtcccagtagagggcgagatcgaccttctggtcacagccgggctcgcccctcgtgaaagtaccgtgggtatgagcttccttgtaatacgcctgccctcggtttacaatgccatccttggaagaccaagactcaacgccctccgagcagtggtctcaactcaccacctgctgatgtGATTCCCtaccagccagggagtcggtgaagttcgaggggaccaaatagtggcaaggcgatgctacctgcgacccacgaggcaagacgaccagccgaggtgTCTGCCCCAACGACTGACCAGCCTTCGACTGAAattatggaggcacgggtcaacccccagaaagagagggtagagcctggtgagttgttaattcaagtttccttacgagagaacttttccgagctaaccgtgcaggtcggctctggccttggcgaacacgagaggagtcgcctcgtcaacttcctacgggacaacatggatgtcttcgcatggtcgcctgcagacatgccgggatagatccggaggtcatggtccaccggcttcaggtgaagccgacctgcaagcccgtgcgacaaaagaagcgaggcgccgcccctgaacgacaacgagcagcagccgaagaggtcggcaagctcctagaagccggcttcatccgggagatatcctacccggaatggctcgccaatgtggtcctcgtcaagaaagccagcgggaagtggcgtatgtgcgtggactataccgacctgaataaagcctgcccgaaggacagctttccactccccagcatcgaccagctcgtggactccacctcgggtcacgagctgctggcattcatggacgccttttccggatacaaccagatccgcatggcgtcggaagatgaggaaaagacagccttcatcgccgacgggggaacctactactacaaggtaatgccattcggcttgaaaaatgccggggcaacttatcaaaggctggtcagccggatcttcaaagaccaaataggccgaaacatggaggtctacgtggatgacatgctggtaaaaagcaaggtggcgcaagaccacatagccgacctcaatgaagcattctctacactccgaaagtaccagatgaagctcaacccagctaaatgtgcattcggggtcacctccggcaaattcctcggcttcatcattacacaacgaggaattgaggccaatccagagaagatccgagccctccaagagatgacacctcccaggacggtcaaagaggtacagcggctcacgggccgagtggcagccctcggg
It includes:
- the LOC103695641 gene encoding uncharacterized protein LOC103695641; amino-acid sequence: MPFPMKIQPIDAKGMVRSEPAKPVGKSRLKRLFERQFQFPAVLRISSAEKLAAAAAGDPEPSSVCLDKMVQSFMEDNSSEKPSRCGRHRCNCFHGNCDERSDDDADFPGGDPSPLIPTSSDAAEVVKGLVLCTSVAERNLLADASNIMENFTKMGRGKEDSRRAVADGLRALGYDAAVCKSRWEKCPSFPAGEYEYVDVIVAGGERLLVDVDFRSEFEIARSTKTYRVVLQSLPSVFVGKEDRLQQIVSVACEAARQSLKKKGLHFPPWRKLEYMRAKWLSPFERTAPIIPPERTQRSDGQGEVEARRESEDGKKNDNSCDGGTIGSTSAIQFSGEAEEPVAIAEAAMAEEERVTVVVSSWEPPAVNPKAAQRGAKVVPGLSSVLRDEP